From one Xyrauchen texanus isolate HMW12.3.18 chromosome 17, RBS_HiC_50CHRs, whole genome shotgun sequence genomic stretch:
- the cep72 gene encoding centrosomal protein of 72 kDa, with amino-acid sequence MAVDGLSITEQWIRDKLNLQHSCLADVRSLILPGTYEGKICHLGSSLKNFVRLKTLDLSHNALITVQGIEHLETLEKLNLYYNRLASLQDVFSLHKLQNLNELDLRLNPVVQRHPHYRLYLIHAMTKVRKIDDCPVRDRERKAALMHFSSEANLDPKQDRHVLTQDAACRSSEQRIKAVKRMMKTLSLLEHNEEAVLNDVCRMKHQTLPIRSEHDGSPRLSLENPSDVMHLLNDSGRERSSTPNQESVLKNSDLKNGVPTRQGGHKVTFLSPIVESCHSVNCLNRGTVRGETMFTPHPTACAASQEDNCGSIKLQNSPNPILHPPRLTYRSRGTSDRSPPAPERERKPRKGAYRKPMELLLSMMEEFWSGMKENQQNRTFLMNMVKILRMMEKEVVDGEEEIQSLKGTVKALNARSKLQKKQHRSEIEEIQLQLRQAQESIEALNEQLKTVLEENVSLQKQLIRAEKSLLSSRLKNMTNTEDRAALSDPEELNRKRQTGHDANESAHEQREHYKSLIARNERLLQQLEADLMS; translated from the exons ATGGCGGTAGACGGTTTGTCCATAACAGAGCAGTGGATCAGAGATAAACTAAACCTTCAACACAGTTGTTTAG CGGATGTTAGGTCATTGATCCTACCAGGAACATATGAAGGGAAGATCTGTCATTTGGGATCGTCTCTGAAGAATTTTGTGCGTTTGAAAACATTGGATCTTTCTCATAATGCACTGATCACCGTTCAG GGGATTGAGCATCTGGAGACGCTAGAGAAACTCAATCTGTACTACAACAGACTGGCATCACTACAAGACGTCTTTTCTCTGCACAAGCTGCAGAATCTGAACGAACTGGACTTGAGATTGAATCCTGTAGTTCAGAGACACCCTCACTACCGTCTGTACTTGATCCACGCTATGACCAAAGTCCGCAAAATTG ATGATTGTCCTGTGCGCGACCGAGAACGAAAGGCGGCTCTCATGCATTTCTCGTCAGAGGCAAATTTGGACCCTAAACAGGACAGACACGTCTTAACACAAGACGCAGCATGCAG AAGTAGTGAGCAGAGGATAAAAGCAGTGAAGAGGATGATGAAGACGCTCTCGCTTTTAGAGCACAATGAGGAAGCTGTTCTCAATGATGTGTGCCGGATGAAGCATCAAACTCTCCCCATTCGCTCCGAACATGACGGCAGCCCTCGTCTCTCACTAG AAAATCCTTCTGACGTCATGCATTTACTCAATGATTCTGGACGTGAAAGGTCCTCGACACCAAATCAG GAATCCGTTCTGAAGAACTCGGATCTTAAGAATG GAGTTCCCACTCGACAAGGTGGGCACAAAGTGACTTTTCTCAGTCCGATTGTTGAAAGCTGTCATTCGGTGAATTGCTTGAACCGCGGTACAGTTCGAGGAGAGACTATGTTTACGCCACACCCGACTGCGTGCGCTGCTTCACAAG AAGACAATTGTGGAAGCATCAAACTGCAAAACAGTCCAAATCCCATTTTGCATCCTCCCAGATTAACCTACAGGAGCAGAGGGACGTCTGATAGAAGTCCTCCTGCACCAGAGCGAGAACGCAAACCCCGTAAG GGTGCGTACAGGAAACCCATGGAGTTGCTCCTGAGTATGATGGAGGAGTTCTGGTCTGGGATGAAggaaaatcaacaaaaccgaacGTTCCTCA TGAACATGGTGAAGATCCTCCGCATGATGGAGAAGGAGGTTGTGGATGGAGAAGAGGAGATCCAGAGTCTTAAAGGAACAGTCAAAGCTCTGAACGCTCGATCCAAACTACAGAAGAAACAACATCGATCTGAGATTGAAGAAATTCAACTTCAGCTTCGACAGGCACAAGAGTCCATA GAAGCTCTTAATGAGCAGTTAAAGACTGTGTTGGAGGAAAACGTGTCTTTACAGAAACAGCTGATCAGAGCTGAAAAGAGTCTTCTCTCCTCTCGACTGAAGAACATGACGAACACAGAGGACAGAG CAGCGCTGTCTGACCCGGAGGAGTTGAACAGGAAGAGACAGACCGGCCACGACGCGAACGAGAGCGCACACGAGCAGCGAGAACACTACAA GTCTTTAATTGCCAGAAATGAACGTTTGCTGCAGCAGCTGGAAGCGGATCTGATGAGCTGA